In a single window of the Prochlorococcus marinus str. AS9601 genome:
- a CDS encoding carbamoyltransferase N-terminal domain-containing protein, with translation MSCFYHDSAAFLIDVGEIISAVQEERFSRRGHDPRFPNNAII, from the coding sequence ATTTCATGTTTTTATCATGACAGCGCTGCTTTTCTTATAGATGTTGGCGAAATAATTTCTGCAGTTCAGGAAGAAAGATTTTCTAGGAGGGGACATGATCCTAGATTTCCCAATAATGCAATAATATAA